Proteins co-encoded in one Nitrospiria bacterium genomic window:
- a CDS encoding SPOR domain-containing protein, whose product MRELREMRNKRRDRKKGNIHPVVLGGLVVLFLSILLLAYLDFEKADKGGGVGPELAGRMVISDSPKAKTSSVQEETPVGPSARKGVKEKTESVLGTSFDQDVPTQKVTRDSPEEKSQGEFTFYKSLGENLVGLGDPSKIHINGLNPKAQKPDPKPKKSIEIQPQKESVKIYTIQVAAFRDKIHADALIQQLKEKGFPAYLQIKDGERGPDWYRVRVGEFPGKEEASQKAKHLQGGGGFPPFVTLYSN is encoded by the coding sequence ATGAGGGAACTACGCGAAATGAGAAACAAAAGGAGAGACCGCAAAAAGGGGAATATTCACCCCGTTGTGTTAGGAGGTCTGGTGGTTCTTTTTCTATCAATTCTATTGTTGGCTTATTTGGATTTTGAGAAAGCCGATAAGGGGGGGGGCGTTGGACCAGAATTAGCGGGCCGAATGGTAATTTCGGACTCCCCAAAGGCGAAAACCTCTTCCGTTCAGGAAGAAACTCCGGTTGGGCCTTCTGCCCGGAAGGGTGTCAAGGAAAAAACAGAATCGGTCCTGGGAACCTCTTTTGATCAGGACGTCCCGACGCAAAAAGTTACAAGGGATTCTCCAGAGGAAAAAAGTCAGGGTGAATTCACCTTTTACAAATCCCTCGGAGAAAATTTGGTGGGGCTAGGGGACCCATCAAAAATTCACATCAATGGTCTCAATCCAAAGGCTCAAAAACCAGACCCGAAGCCAAAAAAATCTATAGAGATCCAACCTCAAAAAGAGTCCGTTAAAATTTATACCATTCAGGTGGCCGCGTTTCGGGATAAAATTCATGCTGACGCCCTGATTCAACAATTAAAGGAAAAAGGTTTTCCTGCCTACCTTCAGATCAAAGATGGGGAAAGAGGCCCCGATTGGTATCGGGTAAGGGTTGGGGAGTTTCCGGGGAAGGAAGAAGCCAGCCAAAAAGCGAAACATCTCCAGGGTGGAGGGGGTTTTCCCCCCTTTGTCACGCTGTATTCCAATTAA